The genomic interval GCTCAGGATGCGGCCCATTCCATCCGGCGGGTCCGGCATCGGACGCAGAGCCCGGTGGAGCCGAGGGCCGGCCGGGTGCATCCACTGCCGTCCCATCCCGCGCACACTTCGAAGTGCGTCGACGGGGACGGGCCGCTGGCCCGTCCACCCTCGTGCTCCTCTCGGCACGGCTTGCACCTGGGGGCCGGCTCGGCGCGGTTCAGCACCAGGACGGCGCAGCCGCACTCCGGGCACCGGCCCCGGGGAGCCGTAGGAGTGGACGGCTGGACGGGAACACGAGCAGGTACGGAATGGACGATGCCGGGGGCGGGCGGCTCGGGCTGCGCCGTGGCGCGGCGCCGGTCGCGGACGATCTCCTCGCACACCGAGCATCGGCGGCCGCTGCTCCACAGGACGCCGGCCTCGCAGTCGAAGATTCCGCAGCCCCAGTGGGGCAGGCCGACACTGAGGATCCACCGGCCGGGATCGCGGATCTCGTCGGTGAAGGTCTGGGCGACCCGCGTCTGGAGGCGCTGCCGCAGACGGGCGTCGTCGACGCCGGAGCGCAGCTGTTGGCCGACTTCCCGGGCGATGCGCCGCTGCATGTAGACGCTGGTCTGCCGGTAGAGCCAGTGGACCGGCTCAAGGACGCCGTGCACCCGGGTACTGATGGTCAGCCGAGGCCCGCTGTAGGCGCCGGTGGGGTTGGTCAAGGGGGTGGTCAACGGGGTCTGGTGGTCATCCGCGCGCAGCGCGAGTCCACCTTCGTCCCTGCCGCGTGGCGGTTGCGCATCGCGGTTTTCCACACCTTCACCTACCTGTACTTCGCCTACGGCGGGTGAGAAGAGGGCTCGCTCGTCATCAGGTCGGTCAGTCCTAGGTTGTTCCTTAGTCGCGAGTGATCCCTCACCAGCCGACAAACCCGATCCCTCACCAGGACCAGAAGTGGAGGAGGGCACGACGTCCGTGGAGGACGGTTGTCCACAGCCCGGGTCCTGAGTGGCGGGCGGGATGTCGTGAGCGACGAAGTGGTGGCGGCCACGCACGCCGGCGCGCCGCTCCACAGTGATCCACCGCGTCGCCTCCAGCTCGTCGACGATCTCCCCGGCAGCCGCGGTGGTGAGCGGCTGGCCGGACCGTCGGCCGCTGTAGTGGTGCAGCGCCCCTGCGATCTCCGACTCGGTGAGCGGGATCTTCTGGGCCTGGGCGTAGGCGATGAGTGCGTACGCGCGTAGCTGGCGCGGGGTGAGGTCCTCGGACGCCGCGACGGGGATCCACACGAACCGCTCGGCCGGGGAGAGAGGCCGGGTACGGCGCACCGCCGAGGTGCCGCATCCGCCGGGCAGGGAACGGCGGGTCGAGGACAGCTCGACGACGCCGTCGGGCCCGGGGCGCATCAGCTGCGTCATGCCGCGTTCGACGGAGGCCTTGGACAGGCCGACGTACTCCGCGATGGTCACGGTCGCCGCCGTGCAGCCCTCCGGACGCGACGCCAGCGCGGCGATCTTCACGTACGCGGTCAGCGCGACGTCGGCGTAGTGCGGGTTGACGACGAGGCGCAGGGGCACCTTGACCCGCTGGCGGCGCTGCGGGCGCGCCTGATCGCCCGCCGGCGGCGGGCTGCTCGGTTCTGCTGCTGTGCGGGGCACGCTTCTCCTGGCGCACCCGGCGCCGCGGGGCGGCGACTCGGGTGCGCTGGGTCTCGACGGCGTCCGGCAAGGACGCACGGTCTGGGGTCTGGCCAGGGGCACTCGGGCGGAAGCTGAAGGAACGGGTCCTTCAGCTGCTACGGGTGTCGAAAAAGCCGACGGTGTGACAGTCCGGCCGAGAAAATCCCTGGCGAGCCTGTGACCTGCGGGTCAAGGGGGCGTCCGGAGTGGCGGCAGACCCCCTTGACCGGGGCCGTGAAGGTCCGACGGCCGGGCGTAGGGAGTGAGGCGCCGGCCTTGCTGGTCAAGGGGGGCTGACCGGGACTGGTCGAGGGCAGATCGCCGGACCGCTCTGCGCCGCGGCCGATCCCGGCCGGAACCCTGACCGTAAGAGTGGGCACGCAGCGTGGCGCTGGCGTCACGGACGGGCGAAAATTCGCTGTGAACGGCCTGCTTCGGTGGCGTCCGAGCTGACAAAGGGCATGGGTGTACTGCAAGATGGACCCCGTTCTCCCGGGTCGCCCCGGGAAACGACGAACCCCTTCGGGGGGATTGCTGCTGGAGGGCAGTGATTGCCGGACCATTCGGTCTGGCCCTCGCTCAACTGGGCCGCTAACCCAGGACTGAGCGGTGACGGCCGGCAGAGGAGCTGCTAACTCCGAAGCCGGCGGAGAGGGGCGAGGAGCAGCCTTTGCTAGAGGCGCCCGCCCGGAAGACCTACAACATCCGCAACTCCCCCTTCCCGGGGGTTTTCGCGTTTCTGGGCCCGGTCACGCAGGGCAGCGCCGCGCCCGGCGCGGCGCTGCCGCTCGGGGTCTGTGCGGTGCTGGTCATGGGAGAACCGCCTTCTCGGTTCACCGGGCTCCTCCTCGGCGCTGTGCGCCGGGGGCCCGAGGTGAGGCGTATTGGATCAAGCGGAAGTCACCCTATCCCCTGACCGCCGCCGCGCACATGCTCTCGGCACGTTGTCCATTCGGCGTCGAAAGCGAGGCCAAAGATGGGCAGTTGACTCAAAAGCTGCTAACTGGCGCTTCTCATACGGATAGTCACGCGATCCGCCCGTACTACCGTCAAAAGGTATGAAGTTGGGCGCTCGTCCGTAAACCCCGTCCTTCGAATCTCGAACACCGCGGTGCCGACTTTGGACTTGAGGAGCGAGCACTCCTCAGCGGTGGCCGGCCTCGCGCCCCAGCTGCTGGTGTGGCTGTCCTCGCGCCGCAGCGGGCCCACCACGAACGGCGCGACGGTGACGGCCTCGGCCGAGTTCACCACGAGCGGCTCCGGGGTGAAGAGGGTCTGCAGCGCCCACGGAGCGCCGGCCTGCAGCAGCACCGCCTGCCGGGCTGACAGGACGGCATTCGGCGCCAGGTCCAGGGCCTCGACCGCAGGGGCATCGGTGCCAGGGTCTCCGCGCCTCAGGTCGGTGTGGCCGTTGTCGACGGAATCCGCCGGCCGGAACAGCCCGTCCTCGTGCAGCCAGACCTCCATGGCGGCGGCCGGCTGCAGAACCCGACTGCGGCGGCGCGGGGCCGTCTCGACCAGGCCCTCCCCCTCGAGGAGCCGCAGCGCTTGGGCCACGGTGTTCGGTGCGACGCCGAGCTTCTCACCCAACTCGCGCTGACCGGGGAGCTTCTCGCCCGGGGCCAGCCTGCCGCTCAGGATGTCGGCGCGCAGCGCGGCCGCGACCTGCTCGTGCGGGTGATGGGACGTCGTGGGCATGGGCACATCTTGCCGCACCCGCCAGAGCTCACGGCTCATCCGCTGGACCTTCTTCCTTGACGTGATCGCCAACAGCATGCATCATTTGACGCATCTGCATTAAGGCAGTTAAGGCAGATGGCGCGTGGAAAAGCAAGAGCGACCCCCGGGGCTGGTCCCCCCGGAGGCCGCGAACGCGCCTCACCACCCACCAGAGCGTCACAGGAGATGAGAACGCGTGAACACCATGATGGCAGCCCGCCCGCCGGCACCCGCCCGCCACCGCGGAATCGCCGAGGACGGCATCGCCGCCTACATCGCCGAGACCGTCCCGGTCGACTCCCTCGTCGCCGGCGGATACCTGGCCGGCCACGACGGCCGCCTCATCGCACACCAGCTGCGCGCCCCACAGCTGCGCCAGGCCATGAACCGCTCGGTGTGCCACGCGGTTCAGCCGGACGTCGACAGCTTCTTCCAGGAGGACGGTGAGCCGGACGCCGACTGGAAGCAGCGCCGCACCCGCACGGTCCGCGACCACTGCACCGTCTGCCCGGTGCGGGCCGCGTGCGCCGAGCTCGCCCTCCGCGACGGTGACACCGCCGGAGTCCGCGGCGGCCTGGACCCGCAGAAGCTCGACCGCCGGCTGGCGGCCGAGAGCAGCAGGCTTGAGCGTGCCCGCGTGGCCGACGAACAGGCCGGCGAACAGCAGCGCGCCCGCTTCGCCGCCGGCGCCGAGCTCCTGCGGCTCACCGGCCAGTACCTCGGCACCGGGCAGCCCCAGAAGCGCAGGGAGAACGTCGAGAAGATGCGCGAGGCCGCCCGTCGGCGCGACGAGCTCGTCGCCGCCCACCGTCTCACCGCCGGCTGGACAGCCGCCGCATGAACTCCGCCGGCGACGTCTACGCCCTTAACCGCGCCCTGGTCAGCGCCCTCGCCCGCCGCGACGACGTCCTCTTACTTCCCGTCCTCGTACCGGCCGGCGCCGACATACCGCCCGTCAACCCGCTCACCCTGCTGCTCCTGGTCCTGCTCGGCCAGGCCAGGGCCGAGCGCGACGCCTACAGGAACTGGGTCACCCAGGACCCGGCCCCGCCCAACGACGACCCGCTGCGCGCCCAGGCCGCCGAAGCGGCCAGCAACCTCGCCCGGAGGGACTCCCCGTGACACCCGACCTCGCCCCCCACGGCGCGGCTCTCGCCGACCTCTTCGGCAGCTGGCAGTTCGTCCTCGGGGCGCTCGTCCTCACCCTCGGGCCGGCGATCGCCCTGCGCCGGCGCCGCATCGCCTTGGCCGCGCTCGCCGACAGCGAGCGCGCCGCGGCCGTCGACCGCCGCGGGCGCCGGGTCGAGGACCTCCTCACCGTCGTCATCGCCGCGGCCGCGGCCGCCCTGTCGGCCACCGGTCTGCGCCGGGTCGGCCAGCACCAGATGGGCCTGGAAGCCCCGTTCGACCTCCTGCCCTTCGTCGCACTCGATGTCGCGGCGATGGTCTGCGGCCGCCGAGCCCGCCGCCGCGCCCGCGACGGCGACGGATCAGGCCTGTCCGGAGCCCTCTTCTGGATCCTCGCCGGCATCAGCTCGGTCTTCTCCGCGTCCGAAGCCGACTCCCTCCTCGGCGGCGTCGTCCGCGCGGTCTGGCCGGTCTTGGCCGCCGTGCTCTGGGAGATCGGCTCGCTCGAGGAGCGCCGCGCCGCCCGCAACAAGGGCGGACGCCCGGACCGGCGCATCGCCCTGGTGCGCCTGCTCCACCCCGTCGAGGCCTTCCGCGTCGCGCTGCTGCTCGCCGCCCGCCAGGACCTGGCCCAGGAGGAAGCCACCGCCGAGGTCCGGATCTCCCGGGCCGCCTACCGCTGGTACCGGCTTCGCCGTGCCCAGGACGCGGTCAAGCAGGCCGGCAGGATGACCCGCTGGGCATACCGCCTCGCCGAGATGCATGCCGACGGCCGCGCCCAGGATGCCAGCGAGCGAGCGGGATGCTCCGACCCCGCCATCCTGAAGCGCGTCGTCGCCCGGCTGCAGCTGCGCGTACGCCAGTCCGACATCGCCGGGATGAACCTGCGCAATCCCGTCGCCTTCGAGGGGATCCTCAACACCCTGATCGGCACCATCCCGACCATCCCATCCCAGGCGGCCGGCCCTCATCCCGTTCCGTCATCCCACTCGGATGACGAGGAAGAGGTGCAGGTCAAGGACGGGATGGGGCAGAGAGACGAGTCCGGGAAGGACACCGTCGACGAGGACGTCACGTCGTCTGGCGCGGACGTCGATGCCGAGCAGGATGAGGACACGGCCGCCGGGCGCAAGACCGACGAGGAAGTCATGGCCGCCTTCGTCCAGACCGTCCCGTTCAAGGATGACGGCAAGCCCGCCTGGGGCATCAACCGGATCGCTGCCGCTCTCGGTATCGGGAACCCGCGGGCCAAGAGGTTCGTGGACACACGGGCCGAGTGGCTGCCCAAGGCTCTGGCCGCCCATCCCGCCGCGCGCGTCGCCGACGGCGAGCAGCCCGACCACTTCGACCAGGCCCTCGCCCTCGCGAACGAGCCATCGCCGTCGGCCGCGGGCCCTCAAGACCTCCAGCCCGCCCCGGCACCGGCCGGCCCGCAGCCGCCTCTCGACGAGCTCTTCCACCTCGACCCGACCGTGGGCGACCACTTCGAACAGCACGACAGCGGCCTCCTCGTCCCCGCCGCCGGCAGCCGACCCTGACGCCCCGCTCCGCAGGGCGCCCAGGAGGGCTGCCCGCGAGCACGACCGTGAGGACCACACATGCCCGCCACCACCTTCGACCAGCACGTCAACGAGGCCCTCGCCCTCATCGCCCCGGCCCGCCGCCCGGCAACAGCCGCCCGGCCGGCCCGATCCGCCGCCGCCCCGCAGCACGGCCGGCCCCGCCTCGCCCTCGTGCGACGCCCCGCCTCCCACGAAGGGAGCGAGCAGTGAGCACGACCCCTTCCACCCGCGGCCGGACCAGCCGGGCCCACTCCCGCACCCCCGACAACGAACCGCCCCAGACCCCGGAGACGGACAGCGGCACGCCGGACGACGAGACGCAACTGCGCCGCTTGCTGACCCGTATCGGTGTCCGGCCGCTCGGCCACGCCGAGCAGCCTGTCGAGGAGGAGCCCGAGCCAGGCGCTGCCCGCCCCGACCACGCCCTGGACTCCGCCGGTGCCACCCGCCGGATCTCGATGTCGCCCGGCGGACGGCTGCCCGTTCCCGGGCAGACCATCGACCTGACGGACCTCCAGCAGCAGCAGGCCCCGGCCGACGGGCCGATGCCCGCCGAGAATCAGGACGCCACACCTGACCCGGCCGGGCCATCGGAGTCGCAGTCCACGGGCGGGCAGGCGAAGAGCGCCTGGCCGCCTCGCATCTCTCGGCGCCGGCGCAAGGGCGACGACCAGGCCGAAGACCCGGCCGCCGCGGATGCGGAGGGCGACGGGCCCGACTGGTTCCGCGTACGGAAGAGCGCCGATCCGCAGGCATCGGACCCGGACACCTACGAGGTGCACAACCACTACTACGGCACTGGCCAGGAGCCGTCGGCATCTGCAGGGGAGAGGACCGGGCCGGGCCGCAACCGCAGCTCTCACCGCCTGGTGGGCGTCGCTCACACCGCTGCAGCGGTTCATCCTCCACAACGGATCCGCCGCAACCGCCGGTGCCTGGAGCTGGGGCGTGTTCACCGCCCAGTGGGACGCCGGGCTGCCTCAGTGGACGCTCGCCGTCATGCACGACGCTGCCGCCAGCAGCAACGAGCCGTCCACCCCGTTCATCGTCGGTGGCGGCGTGATCCTGCTCGCCGCAGTCGTGGGCGGCGGCATCTCCGCCTTCGTGGAGAGATGGCTGTACCGGCTGCCCTCGTTCTGCGCCGCGGTCCGCTTCCTCACTCATATCCCGGTCGCCTCCGCCGGCATCGCCGTCCTGCTGTTCTTGCCCTCCACCTTTTAAGGATTCCCGTGACCAGCCTGCTCGCCGCCGGGGCCGGAACCAGCGCCCTCGGCCCGATGTCCGCCACCGCCGTCAGCATCATCTTGATCGTCACGCTCATCTACGGCATCTGGGGCAAGGGGAAGAAGAAGCTGGCCCGGGGACCGGCCCAGGCCATCGGCTTCTTCGCCGAGCTCGCCTTCCTGCGTGCCGACTCCTGGCCCCACGACCTCGGCACCGCTGTCCAGGACATCCCGCGCCAGATCGCCGCGAACCCCGACCTAGGACCCATCGGCATGACTGCCGTGGTGATCATCCTGCTCGTGCTGTCCGCCTTCGCCCCCATCGTGCCGTTCACCGGCGCCCTGTGGGGGATGCTCACCGCAGCCGCCATGGCCGCCGCGCAGGGCTCCATCTGGCGGGCGGTCGTTGCCGTCGCCACTGCCGGACTGTCCCTGGTGGGCGCATGACCGGGAAGTCAGACACGACGAACACCTCCAAGCAGAAACGGCGGACGATCAGGGTGGAGCACATCCCGTTCGTACGCGAGGTGCCCGTCGTCGCCAGCGCCACCATGGTCGCCCTGCGCTACGTCGGCGCCTGGCTGCGCGCCGGCGACCAAGAGCGAGGCGGGTTCCTCGTCCGCCTCGGTGCACTCGGCCTTGGCGGCTACATCGCTCTCTACTTCACTGAAAAGCATCCCGGCCTCTGGTACGTCTACGGCGCAGCCGGTCTCGTCGTCGTCACGACCGTCGCCATTTCGCACCGGTCTGTCGGCCGGCCGCACGGTGAAGGACCTGGAAGTCGCACACGCCACTGCCGCGGCGGAAGAGCCGCAGGGGAGCGCCACCAAGAACGATCATGAAAAGCCGGGGGAGCAGGACCCCGAAACGACGCCGGCGCAGGTCACTTCAGCCGAAGCCGATGCCGCCTTCGCAGTGTTCATCGAGCACAGCGTCGCCTTCGCCGTCCGCCAGGGCCGCAAGGGCGTCCACACCGACACCCTCCTCAAGCGGATCCACCAGGAGAGATTCCTGGCCGATTGGACGGAACCCATGATCAGGCAGAAGTGCAAGTCCCTCGGCATCCCCGTCCGAACCCAGATGGGCATCCAGGGGAGGAACTACTTCGGGGTGCACGTCGAGAACCTCGAACAGGCCCTCGGCAGAGCCCTACGGATCCCCGCCCAGCTCGTCCCCGACCTCACCCCGAACGCCCCCGCCGCGCCCCCTGTCGGGGCGCCCGCCCCACCCCCCGAAGTCGCCTTCCTCGCGGCCCCCGCGGACGCCGACTGATCCCCTGCACCCGGGAGCCCCCTCGCCGCCGCCCAGAGGGAGCTCCCGGGTACCCGAAACCTCCTTCGGCCAGCTGCCTCTCCCCTCCCCCACAGGGGCCCCGCCGGCCATCTATCGGTCACATCTACGACCGTCTGACCTGCGGATCTATCCCAACGGTAGAAGCATCTACCGACCTCATCTAACGGGCCTTATCGGCTTGTTCTCCTCCCGCAGTGCGCCGCCGCCCGGTACCGTCGAACCACATCCGAAAGGACCGGTGGAAGGGGAGCCCACGGTGGCATGGCGGTATGAGTGCGGCCCGTGCGGGGTCACGACCGGGTGGCTACCGAAGGAGCAGGCCTCCGCCAAGCGCGACGAGCACCGCGACAGCGACCATCCCGGCATGATCCCGACAGCCGAGGTGTTCGAGTCCAACGCCAAGCCAGTCGCCAAGGATCCGGCCGCCCTGCGCATGTGGGCGGCCATCGCCGCAGTCTGCCTGCTCGCCTGGATCATCCAGTCCATGCGCTGACGCCCGCGATCGCCCGCTCAGCGCTCAGGCGCGCTCACAACCGGGCAGTTCCAACAACGTCTCACGGTGAAGCGCAGAGTCACATCCTCATCAAGCGAACGTTGCCTATTCATGTTTCACTGTGTACTGTGATCTTCACGGAGAAGGTTCCGCCTCTGTGTCACACGCCGCTCGCGCACAACACCTGTAGCAGATGAGCGCACCCACACACCCTTCCTGGAGTCCACCGTGACCACGCCCCGCACCCTGACGCTCGGCACCGCTATAGCGGCCGCCGCGCTCCTCGCCCTCACCGGCTGCGCCAACGAGCCCATCGAGCACGGCGAAGTCATCGACAAGCGCGGCTACGCCGGTCGTTGGACCCCCGAGTACAAGGACGTGTACCGCCAGGACTGCTCGACCATCCGCACCAGCTCGTTCACCACCACCGCCTTCGCGGGCCGCATCGGCGGCTCCAGCGGAGGCAAGTCCAGCTCGTCGGGCAGCACCGGCAAGAAGAACAACGACACCACCCCCGACGGCTCCGGCGGTTCGTCCGGCGGCACCCCGCCCGGCAAGTCGCTCACGAACGGAGGCACCTCCGGCACCGCCAGGCCCGACTCCTCCGGCTCGACCACAGACGGCAGCAGCCAGCCCACCAAGCAGTGCCAGCGCCACCACGTCGGCCGGAAGCAGACCGGCCAGCGCTGGCAACTGGGCAAGTGGGAGCTCCAGCTCCGCGACGGCGACCGAACCGGCTGGGTCACGGTCTCCGAGACCACCTACAACGACACCGATCTCCACGACCACATCTGACCGACCCCGGAGACCTCGACCCCTATCAGGAGTATTCGTCATGCCCCGTGAACCGGAGTACACGTCGTTCAGCATCTACATGCTGGAGCCACACGCTGATCATGCAACGGCCGAGAACGGATACATCCCGATCGAAGCCATCGCCGAGCGCGTCTACGGCAAGCCGTACAGCTCGCTGCGCGGATGCCAGTGGGACGACGAGCACATCGGTAATGACAGCGTGAAGCTGTACGAACTCGCCTCCGACGGGGACTACGAGGAGGCACTCGAACAGTTCGACGACGCCGAGCTGTACTTGGGCTGGGACTCCCGCATCGGTGAGAGCGTCGTCAAGACCGGCATGACCGAGCTGGACTACTGGCTGAGTATCCGCGTCGCTGACGAGCACACGCCAGCCACTGTCGAGGCGAACCCGCCTGAAACGCAAGACCTTGAGAACGCCGTATTCGAGAGCCGATTCTTCGCCGATCGCGCCTTCTCCCCGTCGCTGAAGCGGATCCTCGCCGATCTCATCCGACGCGGCGAACTCCCGCGCAGTGACTACCTGTTCCGACACTGGTGGTGATCGAAACGGAACGAGGACCGACGCCACGGAGCCCCGGTGAGTCACGACTGACCCTCTTCCCTGGCGATCCGCTGCCACGCGACCAGTTACCGACCCCCAGCACACCCGCTCCGACTACCTCCGATGCGGGGCCACCATCCGGTGGCCCCGCATCATCCGTGGGAGACACCAGATGCACCCCTTCGTTCTCGGAACCGTCCTCGGAGCCGCCGTCACCCTGCCCGCTCTCGCCGTCAGCCGGCGCCTGCCCCGGCGACCGCACTGCCCCTGGTGCGTCACAGCCTCGGCCTGGCCCACCTCCCAGCACAACCCCCTGCACTGCCGCGGCTACGTATAGGAACGCCGCCGCGAGCGCCTCCGGGACATCGCACACGGACGCCCGGTTCCGGAACCGAACCCCTGGGGACACGCGACACCTCCTCGACGAAGAACGGCGCTAGCCGCCACCCTCCCCAGCCCTCCACCCCACAGCCACTTCACCCACCCCACCAGATGAGGACCGATGCCCCGCTGCACTCCCGACGGATCACACCCCCTGCGCCGGCCCCGCCACCGTCACCGTGCTCGACGCGGACAACGCCGGCGCCGACGCATGCGAACACCACGCCGCACGCCTCCTCGCCGTCCTCGACCGCGGCCGCGTCTTCGCACTGCCCCACGCCCCCGCCGGAGCCGCGCACCGCGTCTTCAAGACCGCAGCTCCGCAGGACGAACGCCTTCACCGCCTGACCGACGCCATCCTGCCCTCGCCTGCAACGCCCTGCTGAAGCGTGGGCCGACGAGGCCCAGCACACCCGCCAGAATCACCCTGAAGGGAATCCTCGTGCCCCTTGGCTACCACCCCGAACACGCCGTAAAGGCGTACCAGGACGAACGACCGTCCGTCACCCGACTCATCCTTGAAGCGCGGTGGGCGCACTACCGCCTCACCGACACTCTCGAACACGACCCCGACAGCAACACCGTCCCTGCCCTGCGCCGCCTCAAGCTCCTGCACGCCGGCGCTCTCATCGACGTCCTAGCCCTGCGCACCCGAGACCCCGACCTCTACGAAGCCGCCCGCGACCACGGCGCCGCCCTCCGCGAGGTCGACGGCCTGGCCCTCCATGACCACCCCAACGACGGTCTCGACCACCTGCGAGCCCAGTACGCCCGGCTCCATCACCACACCCACGGCGACGCATGCCGAGCACCCCATCCCGCTGACGAGTCTCGGCCGATCAAGCGCCCCTTCCGCCGATCCGGCCCGCGGATGGTGCGCCACATGCTCGACGCCTACGCCTGGGCCCACCTCGGCCTCACTTCCCGCTTCCACGCCGTCGACGTGGCCAGCGAGCAACGGCGACACGTCATGACCCGCGGACTCCTTCTCGACTGGGCCGCCTCCGCGGCACCGGCCGACAGCGCCGCAGCGGCGGCCGCCGCCAACGCCGGCCACGTCCTGCGGACCTTCGACCGCCGGGCCGCCCTGACTGACCTCCCTCCCCGCGCCTACCTCCGCGACGCCTTCCGCGACCTCGACGACCAGGAGGAGGACGACGACCCGCACCCCCGTGACTGCGCAGGAGACTGCTACGGCACCGGTGAAGTCCTCACCGTGCTCACCTGGGAGCACCACGGCGACGACATCTACACCCCGGTCCACCAGGAACCGGTCCTTTGCTTTGGCACTCCCACCGCTCACGCCCCGGACTGCGCCACTTGCGAGGGCCACGGCTTCACCTACCCGCCCGGCTACCGCGAACTCTGCCTCGACGGGCGCTCCCCCGACAGCGCGCCAGCCACCGCCCTGACGCCGCAGGAAGCATGACCCTACCGCGTCCAAGACCGCACAACTGCCGGCGCTGAGTGGCACGCCCGACCTGCGCCGGCGCCCCGCCCCGGGCACGCACCAAGGGACTGTGATTTCTCCCCCCAAGGCCAAGTGGGGGGAGAAATCTCCCCCCACGGCAACAGAGAAATCTCCCCCCCCCTGACGGAGGGAGATTTCTCCCCCCTCCTGTAGAACTCACTAGCCAGAGGGGGGTGATTTCTCTCCCCCACGTAGATGCCACAGGGGGGAGAAATCACCCCCCCAACGGTGCGACTCAACCCCACTAAGGGCTCCAAAAGGCAACCTGCCCTACAACTTGCCCTACAACATGCGCCACAACTTGCTCTACAGCTTGCCCTTCGACTTGCCCCACAACTTGCCCCCACGCTGCGCACTCGACAGGGAAAACTGCACTTCAGCGGGACGGTCAAGGGGGCCGGTGCGCGCCGACTACTTCTCTATAAGACCCATAAGGGAACTGAGGACACCAGCGAAGTGCTACAGACGAACGACAGGAAGGAGGAAGCCGGCAGAGGAGTGAGGAGGAAGCGAGACGGACGAGAGAGCAGCAGGACGGAAGGAGCGAGGGAAGGAGGAGTAGCGAACAACGGGAGCAACCAGAACCACAACAGCAAGCGAGAGGAAGAAGCCGAGGAGCACAAGAGCCGAAGAGGTAGAGGAACAGCCGAAGCAGACAACGACAGACGAGACACAGATAGACCACGAAGCACTGAGACAGACAGGGAGAACGGAGAACGGAAGCGGGAAGCCCCAGGGACCGTGAGTACGAGGTAGAGAGCCGAGACGGGTTCGAGAGGGCCGGTGAGTTGAGCAGATTGCCGAGGGCTGCGGAACGCAAGCGACCCCGCCCAGCGAAACGCTGAGCGGGGGCGCGC from Streptomyces sp. AM 4-1-1 carries:
- a CDS encoding GntR family transcriptional regulator gives rise to the protein MLLAITSRKKVQRMSRELWRVRQDVPMPTTSHHPHEQVAAALRADILSGRLAPGEKLPGQRELGEKLGVAPNTVAQALRLLEGEGLVETAPRRRSRVLQPAAAMEVWLHEDGLFRPADSVDNGHTDLRRGDPGTDAPAVEALDLAPNAVLSARQAVLLQAGAPWALQTLFTPEPLVVNSAEAVTVAPFVVGPLRREDSHTSSWGARPATAEECSLLKSKVGTAVFEIRRTGFTDERPTSYLLTVVRADRVTIRMRSAS
- a CDS encoding WhiB family transcriptional regulator, whose translation is MMAARPPAPARHRGIAEDGIAAYIAETVPVDSLVAGGYLAGHDGRLIAHQLRAPQLRQAMNRSVCHAVQPDVDSFFQEDGEPDADWKQRRTRTVRDHCTVCPVRAACAELALRDGDTAGVRGGLDPQKLDRRLAAESSRLERARVADEQAGEQQRARFAAGAELLRLTGQYLGTGQPQKRRENVEKMREAARRRDELVAAHRLTAGWTAAA
- a CDS encoding DUF2637 domain-containing protein, producing the protein MTPDLAPHGAALADLFGSWQFVLGALVLTLGPAIALRRRRIALAALADSERAAAVDRRGRRVEDLLTVVIAAAAAALSATGLRRVGQHQMGLEAPFDLLPFVALDVAAMVCGRRARRRARDGDGSGLSGALFWILAGISSVFSASEADSLLGGVVRAVWPVLAAVLWEIGSLEERRAARNKGGRPDRRIALVRLLHPVEAFRVALLLAARQDLAQEEATAEVRISRAAYRWYRLRRAQDAVKQAGRMTRWAYRLAEMHADGRAQDASERAGCSDPAILKRVVARLQLRVRQSDIAGMNLRNPVAFEGILNTLIGTIPTIPSQAAGPHPVPSSHSDDEEEVQVKDGMGQRDESGKDTVDEDVTSSGADVDAEQDEDTAAGRKTDEEVMAAFVQTVPFKDDGKPAWGINRIAAALGIGNPRAKRFVDTRAEWLPKALAAHPAARVADGEQPDHFDQALALANEPSPSAAGPQDLQPAPAPAGPQPPLDELFHLDPTVGDHFEQHDSGLLVPAAGSRP